In Gouania willdenowi chromosome 17, fGouWil2.1, whole genome shotgun sequence, one DNA window encodes the following:
- the paxip1 gene encoding PAX-interacting protein 1 isoform X2 encodes MSDEEGRASDELFKDVKFYVVGDIDPKVVQLLKSGKGKEVSYNALATHIIAEDGDNPEVGESREVFDLPVVKPSWVILSVRCGDLLPVTGFSPESGQIFFGVTACLPSLPDDLNTLWAYITFYGGECQLNLNKKVTHLVVKEPKGAKFECAQKHPGIKIVTLDWITDSVKDKSKKDESLYHPRLTFIEPEEESEDESFDQRSDGSSSPRRSSGGSSSEESSPRRRPGPKRLNSISPTSSPHKPERRSERMFDDSDDDFSTEKDGQNLNWTPAEVVTSTAPNRAVRRRVGPVGMKESNSSGLINLCASVPPVPGSGAAMTEARSAAAVGHSAQPGVVGQEGIPGWSPAVRTLRNITNNSDMQPTGRPTNVTHIIQNFTGNQAKPLDQHTNQSHAQPVNSTNALLFNQTKLVGPPLSVQQQQMLQQQQQHQAHRLPQQQHQQLQQQQHPIMHLQPQHQMMQLQTQQQHQPQQVAHQQAFPQMSQQQQQQQQQQQQQQQQQQQQQQQQQQQQFVHQQQMFPQQQQQHGFPQQQLRPQQQPLRPGLQQLQQQQVLQQQLQQFQQQRMQMLQQQQQQQQQQQQQQNQQQLNQQQLHQQHLQQQHFLQQQHMQQMQKQHLHNQQQAVQNQTQQPPPMTTLQPQVQQVSQLFGHEPGQELPQDGFLLGCVFAVADYPEQMADKQLLATWKRVIQACGGTVDSTLSNRCTHLLCESQVSNMYVQALREGKRCVTAHWLNTVLKKKRMVPPHRTLHLPFAFPPGAKPCSQHIISLTGFVDADRDDLKLMIYLAGARYTGYLCRSNTVLICKEASGMKYEKAKEWKISCVNAQWLCDVLLGNFEALRQIQHSRYSIYTHPEPLVPNPQLVHNLLAAWRTPIKVSPEALANLQLLHKQKITDSSNPPNKKARLDEVPSPSKKLPPESTPRVLFTGFEPVQAQLYIKRLHALGGEVPDSNQTITHLVANKVTRTVKFLTAMSVVKHIVSPEWLEESWRSQKFVDELSYPLRDTEAETQFNFSLDESLKRAHSAPLFKGKYFYLTPGVCPSLSTMKAILESAGGKLLAKQPSYRKIMEHKQNKNLPEIILISCDNDLHLCREYFMKNLDVHNAEFVLTGVLTQKLDYDSYKFT; translated from the exons ATGTCTGACGAGGAAGGCCGGGCATCTGATGAACTCTTTAAGGATGTCAAATTCTACGTAGTCGGGGACATCGATCCAAAG GTGGTGCAGCTGTTGAAATCAGGAAAAGGAAAGGAAGTTTCCTACAATGCTCTTGCCACTCACATCATTGCAGAGGATGGTGACAACCCAGAGGTGGGCGAGTCCAGAGAGGTGTTTGATCTGCCCGTTGTGAAG CCGTCCTGGGTGATCCTCTCCGTCCGATGTGGAGATCTGTTACC AGTCACTGGTTTCTCACCAGAATCAGGACAGATCTTCTTTGGTGTGACGGCCTGCCTGCccagt TTGCCAGACGATCTCAATACGTTGTGGGCTTACATCACCTTTTACGGAGGCGAATGTCAACTCAACCTCAACAAGAAGGTCACTCACCTGGTGGTGAAGGAGCCTAAGGGG GCCAAGTTCGAGTGCGCGCAGAAACACCCGGGCATCAAGATCGTCACCTTGGACTGGATAACGGATTCTGTCAAAG ACAAAAGCAAGAAGGACGAGTCGCTCTACCATCCCAGACTCACCTTCATAGAACCAGAGGAGGAGAGCGAGGATGAGTCTTTCGACCAGCGTTCCGATGGAAGCTCCAGCCCTCGACGGTCCAGCGGCGGCTCCTCCAGTGAGGAATCCAGCCCTCGCCGGCGTCCTGGACCCAAACGACTGAACTCCATCTCCCCAACTTCCTCGCCTCACAAACCGGAGCGTCGGAGTGAGCGCATGTTTGACGACTCCGACGATGACTTTTCCACAGAAAAGGACGGACAAAACCTCAACTGGACACCAGCAGAGGTGGTCACTTCCACTGCTCCGAACAGAGCAGTGAGACGGCGGGTCGGCCCCGTGGGAATGAAAGAGTCCAACAGCAGCGGGCTGATCAACCTGTGTGCCAGCGTTCCTCCTGTTCCAGGCAGCGGAGCGGCCATGACCGAGGCtcgatctgctgctgctgtcggTCACTCAGCTCAGCCAG GTGTTGTAGGGCAGGAGGGGATTCCTGGGTGGAGTCCGGCAGTGAGAACGCTCCGTAACATCACCAACAACTCGGACATGCAGCCAACTGGCCGGCCCACCAACGTGACACAC ATAATCCAGAATTTCACAGGGAATCAGGCAAAGCCGTTGGATCAGCACACCAATCAGAGCCACGCTCAACCCGTCAACAGCACCAATGCTCTTCTCTTCAACCAGACCAAGCTAGTGGGGCCACCGCTCAGTGTGCAGCAGCAACaaatgctgcagcagcagcagcagcaccaagcGCACCGGCTTCCTCAACAGCAGCACCAACAgttacagcagcaacaacatccGATCATGCACCTTCAACCACAGCATCAAATGATGCAGTTGCAAACTCAACAGCAACATCAACCACAGCAGGTCGCACATCAACAAGCGTTTCCTCAGATgtcacaacaacagcaacaacaacaacagcaacaacaacaacagcaacaacaacagcaacaacaacaacaacaacaacagcagcagcagtttgtGCACCAGCAGCAGATGtttcctcagcagcagcagcagcacggtTTCCCCCAGCAGCAGCTGCGGCCGCAGCAGCAACCTTTACGACCAGGCCTGCAgcagcttcagcagcagcaggtgctgcagcagcagctccaacAGTTTCAGCAGCAGCGCATGCAGAtgttacagcagcagcagcagcagcagcaacagcaacagcagcagcagaaccagcagcagctcAATCAGCAGCAGTTGCACCAACAGCACTTACAGCAGCAGCActtcctgcagcagcagcacatgcaACAGATGCAGAAGCAGCATCTGCACAATCAGCAGCAGGCCGTGCAGAATCAAACGCAGCAGCCACCACCAATGACCACGCTGCAGCCGCAGGTGCAACAGGTTTCCCAGCTGTTTGGACACGAGCCAGGACAAGAGC TACCACAGGATGGCTTCCTGCTGGGCTGTGTGTTTGCTGTGGCTGATTATCCAGAGCAGATGGCGGACAAACAACTCCTGGCCACGTGGAAGAGG GTCATCCAGGCTTGTGGAGGTACAGTGGACTCTACACTGAGTAACCGCTGCACACACCTGCTGTGTGAGAGCCAAGTCAGCAACATGTATGTGCAG GCCCTGAGGGAGGGGAAACGCTGTGTCACTGCTCACTGGCTCAACACGGTGCTGAAGAAGAAGAGGATGGTCCCGCCTCATCGAACTCTGCATCTGCCGTTCGCCTTCCCTCCGGGAGCCAAACCCTGCTCCCAGCAC ATCATTTCTCTCACTGGTTTTGTGGACGCTGACAGGGACGACCTCAAACTGATGATTTATCTGGCTGGAGCTCGATACACCGGATACCTGTGTCGTAGTAACACCGTGCTCATCTGCAAAGA AGCCAGCGGTATGAAATATGAGAAGGCCAAAGAGTGGAAGATTTCCTGTGTGAACGCTCAGTGGCTCTGTGATGTACTGCTTGGAAACTTTGAGGCCTTGAGGCAGATCCAACACAGCCGATACTCCATTTACACACACCCTGAGCCTCTGGTGCCAAACCCACAGCTGGTCCACAACCTGCTGG CTGCCTGGAGGACTCCGATCAAAGTGTCTCCTGAAGCGCTGGCG aaCCTCCAACTTCTCCATAAACAGAAAATCACAGACTCCAGCAATCCTCCAAACAAGAAGGCCAG GCTGGACGAGGTTCCGTCTCCCAGTAAGAAGCTTCCTCCTGAGAGCACTCCTCGAGTCTTGTTCACAGGCTTTGAGCCAGTCCAGGCCCAGCTGTACATTAAG AGGTTGCACGCATTAGGCGGTGAAGTCCCTGACAGCAACCAGACAATTACTCACCTGGTTGCCAACAAGGTGACGCGCACCGTCAAGTTTCTCACTGCCATGTCTGTGGTGAAACACATTGTGAGCCCCGAGTGGCTGGAGGAGAGCTGGAGGAGCCAGAAGTTTGTGG ACGAGCTGAGCTACCCTTTAAGGGACACCGAGGCAGAGACACAGTTTAACTTCAGTTTGGACGAGTCGTTAAAGCGAGCTCACAGTGCGCCACTGTTCAAG GGGAAGTACTTCTACCTCACCCCTGGCGTCTGCCCAAGCCTCAGCACCATGAAGGCCATCCTGGAGAGTGCAGGAGGGAAGCTGCTAGCCAAACAGCCGTCCTACAGAAAGATCATGGAGCACAAACAGAACAAG AACCTTCCAGAGATTATATTGATTTCCTGTGATAACGACCTCCACTTGTGTCGGGAGTACTTCATGAAAAATCtcg ACGTTCACAACGCAGAGTTTGTCCTGACTGGAGTTCTAACGCAGAAGCTGGACTACGACTC GTATAAATTCACCTGA
- the paxip1 gene encoding PAX-interacting protein 1 isoform X1 → MSDEEGRASDELFKDVKFYVVGDIDPKVVQLLKSGKGKEVSYNALATHIIAEDGDNPEVGESREVFDLPVVKPSWVILSVRCGDLLPVTGFSPESGQIFFGVTACLPSLPDDLNTLWAYITFYGGECQLNLNKKVTHLVVKEPKGAKFECAQKHPGIKIVTLDWITDSVKDKSKKDESLYHPRLTFIEPEEESEDESFDQRSDGSSSPRRSSGGSSSEESSPRRRPGPKRLNSISPTSSPHKPERRSERMFDDSDDDFSTEKDGQNLNWTPAEVVTSTAPNRAVRRRVGPVGMKESNSSGLINLCASVPPVPGSGAAMTEARSAAAVGHSAQPGVVGQEGIPGWSPAVRTLRNITNNSDMQPTGRPTNVTHIIQNFTGNQAKPLDQHTNQSHAQPVNSTNALLFNQTKLVGPPLSVQQQQMLQQQQQHQAHRLPQQQHQQLQQQQHPIMHLQPQHQMMQLQTQQQHQPQQVAHQQAFPQMSQQQQQQQQQQQQQQQQQQQQQQQQQQQQFVHQQQMFPQQQQQHGFPQQQLRPQQQPLRPGLQQLQQQQVLQQQLQQFQQQRMQMLQQQQQQQQQQQQQQNQQQLNQQQLHQQHLQQQHFLQQQHMQQMQKQHLHNQQQAVQNQTQQPPPMTTLQPQVQQVSQLFGHEPGQELPQDGFLLGCVFAVADYPEQMADKQLLATWKRVIQACGGTVDSTLSNRCTHLLCESQVSNMYVQALREGKRCVTAHWLNTVLKKKRMVPPHRTLHLPFAFPPGAKPCSQHIISLTGFVDADRDDLKLMIYLAGARYTGYLCRSNTVLICKEASGMKYEKAKEWKISCVNAQWLCDVLLGNFEALRQIQHSRYSIYTHPEPLVPNPQLVHNLLAAWRTPIKVSPEALANLQLLHKQKITDSSNPPNKKARLDEVPSPSKKLPPESTPRVLFTGFEPVQAQLYIKRLHALGGEVPDSNQTITHLVANKVTRTVKFLTAMSVVKHIVSPEWLEESWRSQKFVDELSYPLRDTEAETQFNFSLDESLKRAHSAPLFKGKYFYLTPGVCPSLSTMKAILESAGGKLLAKQPSYRKIMEHKQNKNLPEIILISCDNDLHLCREYFMKNLDVHNAEFVLTGVLTQKLDYDSYPLMQISHKLMKPFIF, encoded by the exons ATGTCTGACGAGGAAGGCCGGGCATCTGATGAACTCTTTAAGGATGTCAAATTCTACGTAGTCGGGGACATCGATCCAAAG GTGGTGCAGCTGTTGAAATCAGGAAAAGGAAAGGAAGTTTCCTACAATGCTCTTGCCACTCACATCATTGCAGAGGATGGTGACAACCCAGAGGTGGGCGAGTCCAGAGAGGTGTTTGATCTGCCCGTTGTGAAG CCGTCCTGGGTGATCCTCTCCGTCCGATGTGGAGATCTGTTACC AGTCACTGGTTTCTCACCAGAATCAGGACAGATCTTCTTTGGTGTGACGGCCTGCCTGCccagt TTGCCAGACGATCTCAATACGTTGTGGGCTTACATCACCTTTTACGGAGGCGAATGTCAACTCAACCTCAACAAGAAGGTCACTCACCTGGTGGTGAAGGAGCCTAAGGGG GCCAAGTTCGAGTGCGCGCAGAAACACCCGGGCATCAAGATCGTCACCTTGGACTGGATAACGGATTCTGTCAAAG ACAAAAGCAAGAAGGACGAGTCGCTCTACCATCCCAGACTCACCTTCATAGAACCAGAGGAGGAGAGCGAGGATGAGTCTTTCGACCAGCGTTCCGATGGAAGCTCCAGCCCTCGACGGTCCAGCGGCGGCTCCTCCAGTGAGGAATCCAGCCCTCGCCGGCGTCCTGGACCCAAACGACTGAACTCCATCTCCCCAACTTCCTCGCCTCACAAACCGGAGCGTCGGAGTGAGCGCATGTTTGACGACTCCGACGATGACTTTTCCACAGAAAAGGACGGACAAAACCTCAACTGGACACCAGCAGAGGTGGTCACTTCCACTGCTCCGAACAGAGCAGTGAGACGGCGGGTCGGCCCCGTGGGAATGAAAGAGTCCAACAGCAGCGGGCTGATCAACCTGTGTGCCAGCGTTCCTCCTGTTCCAGGCAGCGGAGCGGCCATGACCGAGGCtcgatctgctgctgctgtcggTCACTCAGCTCAGCCAG GTGTTGTAGGGCAGGAGGGGATTCCTGGGTGGAGTCCGGCAGTGAGAACGCTCCGTAACATCACCAACAACTCGGACATGCAGCCAACTGGCCGGCCCACCAACGTGACACAC ATAATCCAGAATTTCACAGGGAATCAGGCAAAGCCGTTGGATCAGCACACCAATCAGAGCCACGCTCAACCCGTCAACAGCACCAATGCTCTTCTCTTCAACCAGACCAAGCTAGTGGGGCCACCGCTCAGTGTGCAGCAGCAACaaatgctgcagcagcagcagcagcaccaagcGCACCGGCTTCCTCAACAGCAGCACCAACAgttacagcagcaacaacatccGATCATGCACCTTCAACCACAGCATCAAATGATGCAGTTGCAAACTCAACAGCAACATCAACCACAGCAGGTCGCACATCAACAAGCGTTTCCTCAGATgtcacaacaacagcaacaacaacaacagcaacaacaacaacagcaacaacaacagcaacaacaacaacaacaacaacagcagcagcagtttgtGCACCAGCAGCAGATGtttcctcagcagcagcagcagcacggtTTCCCCCAGCAGCAGCTGCGGCCGCAGCAGCAACCTTTACGACCAGGCCTGCAgcagcttcagcagcagcaggtgctgcagcagcagctccaacAGTTTCAGCAGCAGCGCATGCAGAtgttacagcagcagcagcagcagcagcaacagcaacagcagcagcagaaccagcagcagctcAATCAGCAGCAGTTGCACCAACAGCACTTACAGCAGCAGCActtcctgcagcagcagcacatgcaACAGATGCAGAAGCAGCATCTGCACAATCAGCAGCAGGCCGTGCAGAATCAAACGCAGCAGCCACCACCAATGACCACGCTGCAGCCGCAGGTGCAACAGGTTTCCCAGCTGTTTGGACACGAGCCAGGACAAGAGC TACCACAGGATGGCTTCCTGCTGGGCTGTGTGTTTGCTGTGGCTGATTATCCAGAGCAGATGGCGGACAAACAACTCCTGGCCACGTGGAAGAGG GTCATCCAGGCTTGTGGAGGTACAGTGGACTCTACACTGAGTAACCGCTGCACACACCTGCTGTGTGAGAGCCAAGTCAGCAACATGTATGTGCAG GCCCTGAGGGAGGGGAAACGCTGTGTCACTGCTCACTGGCTCAACACGGTGCTGAAGAAGAAGAGGATGGTCCCGCCTCATCGAACTCTGCATCTGCCGTTCGCCTTCCCTCCGGGAGCCAAACCCTGCTCCCAGCAC ATCATTTCTCTCACTGGTTTTGTGGACGCTGACAGGGACGACCTCAAACTGATGATTTATCTGGCTGGAGCTCGATACACCGGATACCTGTGTCGTAGTAACACCGTGCTCATCTGCAAAGA AGCCAGCGGTATGAAATATGAGAAGGCCAAAGAGTGGAAGATTTCCTGTGTGAACGCTCAGTGGCTCTGTGATGTACTGCTTGGAAACTTTGAGGCCTTGAGGCAGATCCAACACAGCCGATACTCCATTTACACACACCCTGAGCCTCTGGTGCCAAACCCACAGCTGGTCCACAACCTGCTGG CTGCCTGGAGGACTCCGATCAAAGTGTCTCCTGAAGCGCTGGCG aaCCTCCAACTTCTCCATAAACAGAAAATCACAGACTCCAGCAATCCTCCAAACAAGAAGGCCAG GCTGGACGAGGTTCCGTCTCCCAGTAAGAAGCTTCCTCCTGAGAGCACTCCTCGAGTCTTGTTCACAGGCTTTGAGCCAGTCCAGGCCCAGCTGTACATTAAG AGGTTGCACGCATTAGGCGGTGAAGTCCCTGACAGCAACCAGACAATTACTCACCTGGTTGCCAACAAGGTGACGCGCACCGTCAAGTTTCTCACTGCCATGTCTGTGGTGAAACACATTGTGAGCCCCGAGTGGCTGGAGGAGAGCTGGAGGAGCCAGAAGTTTGTGG ACGAGCTGAGCTACCCTTTAAGGGACACCGAGGCAGAGACACAGTTTAACTTCAGTTTGGACGAGTCGTTAAAGCGAGCTCACAGTGCGCCACTGTTCAAG GGGAAGTACTTCTACCTCACCCCTGGCGTCTGCCCAAGCCTCAGCACCATGAAGGCCATCCTGGAGAGTGCAGGAGGGAAGCTGCTAGCCAAACAGCCGTCCTACAGAAAGATCATGGAGCACAAACAGAACAAG AACCTTCCAGAGATTATATTGATTTCCTGTGATAACGACCTCCACTTGTGTCGGGAGTACTTCATGAAAAATCtcg ACGTTCACAACGCAGAGTTTGTCCTGACTGGAGTTCTAACGCAGAAGCTGGACTACGACTCATATCCTTTAATGCAGATCAGCCACAAACTAATGAAGCcatttattttttga
- the paxip1 gene encoding PAX-interacting protein 1 isoform X3 produces the protein MSDEEGRASDELFKDVKFYVVGDIDPKVVQLLKSGKGKEVSYNALATHIIAEDGDNPEVGESREVFDLPVVKPSWVILSVRCGDLLPVTGFSPESGQIFFGVTACLPSLPDDLNTLWAYITFYGGECQLNLNKKVTHLVVKEPKGAKFECAQKHPGIKIVTLDWITDSVKDKSKKDESLYHPRLTFIEPEEESEDESFDQRSDGSSSPRRSSGGSSSEESSPRRRPGPKRLNSISPTSSPHKPERRSERMFDDSDDDFSTEKDGQNLNWTPAEVVTSTAPNRAVRRRVGPVGMKESNSSGLINLCASVPPVPGSGAAMTEARSAAAVGHSAQPGVVGQEGIPGWSPAVRTLRNITNNSDMQPTGRPTNVTHIIQNFTGNQAKPLDQHTNQSHAQPVNSTNALLFNQTKLVGPPLSVQQQQMLQQQQQHQAHRLPQQQHQQLQQQQHPIMHLQPQHQMMQLQTQQQHQPQQVAHQQAFPQMSQQQQQQQQQQQQQQQQQQQQQQQQQQQQFVHQQQMFPQQQQQHGFPQQQLRPQQQPLRPGLQQLQQQQVLQQQLQQFQQQRMQMLQQQQQQQQQQQQQQNQQQLNQQQLHQQHLQQQHFLQQQHMQQMQKQHLHNQQQAVQNQTQQPPPMTTLQPQVQQVSQLFGHEPGQELPQDGFLLGCVFAVADYPEQMADKQLLATWKRVIQACGGTVDSTLSNRCTHLLCESQVSNMYVQALREGKRCVTAHWLNTVLKKKRMVPPHRTLHLPFAFPPGAKPCSQHIISLTGFVDADRDDLKLMIYLAGARYTGYLCRSNTVLICKEASGMKYEKAKEWKISCVNAQWLCDVLLGNFEALRQIQHSRYSIYTHPEPLVPNPQLVHNLLAAWRTPIKVSPEALANLQLLHKQKITDSSNPPNKKAS, from the exons ATGTCTGACGAGGAAGGCCGGGCATCTGATGAACTCTTTAAGGATGTCAAATTCTACGTAGTCGGGGACATCGATCCAAAG GTGGTGCAGCTGTTGAAATCAGGAAAAGGAAAGGAAGTTTCCTACAATGCTCTTGCCACTCACATCATTGCAGAGGATGGTGACAACCCAGAGGTGGGCGAGTCCAGAGAGGTGTTTGATCTGCCCGTTGTGAAG CCGTCCTGGGTGATCCTCTCCGTCCGATGTGGAGATCTGTTACC AGTCACTGGTTTCTCACCAGAATCAGGACAGATCTTCTTTGGTGTGACGGCCTGCCTGCccagt TTGCCAGACGATCTCAATACGTTGTGGGCTTACATCACCTTTTACGGAGGCGAATGTCAACTCAACCTCAACAAGAAGGTCACTCACCTGGTGGTGAAGGAGCCTAAGGGG GCCAAGTTCGAGTGCGCGCAGAAACACCCGGGCATCAAGATCGTCACCTTGGACTGGATAACGGATTCTGTCAAAG ACAAAAGCAAGAAGGACGAGTCGCTCTACCATCCCAGACTCACCTTCATAGAACCAGAGGAGGAGAGCGAGGATGAGTCTTTCGACCAGCGTTCCGATGGAAGCTCCAGCCCTCGACGGTCCAGCGGCGGCTCCTCCAGTGAGGAATCCAGCCCTCGCCGGCGTCCTGGACCCAAACGACTGAACTCCATCTCCCCAACTTCCTCGCCTCACAAACCGGAGCGTCGGAGTGAGCGCATGTTTGACGACTCCGACGATGACTTTTCCACAGAAAAGGACGGACAAAACCTCAACTGGACACCAGCAGAGGTGGTCACTTCCACTGCTCCGAACAGAGCAGTGAGACGGCGGGTCGGCCCCGTGGGAATGAAAGAGTCCAACAGCAGCGGGCTGATCAACCTGTGTGCCAGCGTTCCTCCTGTTCCAGGCAGCGGAGCGGCCATGACCGAGGCtcgatctgctgctgctgtcggTCACTCAGCTCAGCCAG GTGTTGTAGGGCAGGAGGGGATTCCTGGGTGGAGTCCGGCAGTGAGAACGCTCCGTAACATCACCAACAACTCGGACATGCAGCCAACTGGCCGGCCCACCAACGTGACACAC ATAATCCAGAATTTCACAGGGAATCAGGCAAAGCCGTTGGATCAGCACACCAATCAGAGCCACGCTCAACCCGTCAACAGCACCAATGCTCTTCTCTTCAACCAGACCAAGCTAGTGGGGCCACCGCTCAGTGTGCAGCAGCAACaaatgctgcagcagcagcagcagcaccaagcGCACCGGCTTCCTCAACAGCAGCACCAACAgttacagcagcaacaacatccGATCATGCACCTTCAACCACAGCATCAAATGATGCAGTTGCAAACTCAACAGCAACATCAACCACAGCAGGTCGCACATCAACAAGCGTTTCCTCAGATgtcacaacaacagcaacaacaacaacagcaacaacaacaacagcaacaacaacagcaacaacaacaacaacaacaacagcagcagcagtttgtGCACCAGCAGCAGATGtttcctcagcagcagcagcagcacggtTTCCCCCAGCAGCAGCTGCGGCCGCAGCAGCAACCTTTACGACCAGGCCTGCAgcagcttcagcagcagcaggtgctgcagcagcagctccaacAGTTTCAGCAGCAGCGCATGCAGAtgttacagcagcagcagcagcagcagcaacagcaacagcagcagcagaaccagcagcagctcAATCAGCAGCAGTTGCACCAACAGCACTTACAGCAGCAGCActtcctgcagcagcagcacatgcaACAGATGCAGAAGCAGCATCTGCACAATCAGCAGCAGGCCGTGCAGAATCAAACGCAGCAGCCACCACCAATGACCACGCTGCAGCCGCAGGTGCAACAGGTTTCCCAGCTGTTTGGACACGAGCCAGGACAAGAGC TACCACAGGATGGCTTCCTGCTGGGCTGTGTGTTTGCTGTGGCTGATTATCCAGAGCAGATGGCGGACAAACAACTCCTGGCCACGTGGAAGAGG GTCATCCAGGCTTGTGGAGGTACAGTGGACTCTACACTGAGTAACCGCTGCACACACCTGCTGTGTGAGAGCCAAGTCAGCAACATGTATGTGCAG GCCCTGAGGGAGGGGAAACGCTGTGTCACTGCTCACTGGCTCAACACGGTGCTGAAGAAGAAGAGGATGGTCCCGCCTCATCGAACTCTGCATCTGCCGTTCGCCTTCCCTCCGGGAGCCAAACCCTGCTCCCAGCAC ATCATTTCTCTCACTGGTTTTGTGGACGCTGACAGGGACGACCTCAAACTGATGATTTATCTGGCTGGAGCTCGATACACCGGATACCTGTGTCGTAGTAACACCGTGCTCATCTGCAAAGA AGCCAGCGGTATGAAATATGAGAAGGCCAAAGAGTGGAAGATTTCCTGTGTGAACGCTCAGTGGCTCTGTGATGTACTGCTTGGAAACTTTGAGGCCTTGAGGCAGATCCAACACAGCCGATACTCCATTTACACACACCCTGAGCCTCTGGTGCCAAACCCACAGCTGGTCCACAACCTGCTGG CTGCCTGGAGGACTCCGATCAAAGTGTCTCCTGAAGCGCTGGCG aaCCTCCAACTTCTCCATAAACAGAAAATCACAGACTCCAGCAATCCTCCAAACAAGAAGGCCAG ctgA